In bacterium, a genomic segment contains:
- the modB gene encoding molybdate ABC transporter permease subunit: MLSPADLAALGLTLKLAAVTTAILLVIATPAAWWLARTRSRWQAMVSAVVAMPLVLPPTVLGFYLLLLMGPNGPVGRLTESLGLGLLPFTFAGLVVASVVYSLPFVVQPLHTAFSAVSERQLEAAATLRASPLDTFFSVVLPLARPGYLTAGVLGFAHTVGEFGVVLMIGGNIPGVTRVASVQIYDHVEALEYGEAHGLAAWLVGFSFLALLLLYGLQRRRGPA, from the coding sequence GTGCTCTCTCCCGCTGACCTGGCCGCGCTCGGCCTGACGCTCAAGCTGGCTGCGGTCACCACCGCCATTCTCCTGGTGATCGCCACGCCGGCGGCGTGGTGGCTGGCGCGCACACGTTCACGCTGGCAGGCGATGGTCTCGGCAGTGGTCGCCATGCCCCTGGTGCTGCCGCCGACCGTCCTGGGGTTCTACCTGCTGCTGTTGATGGGACCCAACGGGCCGGTGGGGCGCCTGACCGAAAGCCTGGGCCTGGGCCTGCTGCCGTTCACCTTCGCGGGACTCGTGGTCGCATCGGTCGTCTACTCGCTGCCTTTCGTCGTCCAGCCGCTGCACACCGCCTTCTCCGCAGTCAGCGAACGCCAGCTGGAAGCGGCTGCGACCCTGCGGGCCTCGCCCCTGGATACGTTCTTCAGCGTCGTGCTGCCGCTGGCCCGTCCCGGCTACCTGACAGCCGGCGTGCTCGGGTTCGCCCACACGGTGGGTGAGTTCGGTGTCGTGCTCATGATCGGCGGCAACATTCCCGGCGTGACCCGCGTGGCGTCGGTCCAGATCTACGACCATGTCGAAGCCCTGGAGTACGGCGAGGCGCATGGACTGGCCGCGTGGCTGGTCGGCTTCTCGTTCCTGGCGCTGCTGCTGCTCTACGGGCTGCAGCGAAGGCGGGGTCCGGCATGA